The DNA region ACAAAAAGGAGTTGGTGTGGTATACTTTTATTATATACACTTTGACCTATGTCATTGCTGTACGGGTATTACTTTAATAATACGACTTTCAGAGGGTGAAGAATAATGACCGAGCTAGAAAAGATGGAGTTAGCTGAATGCTATATAAACAGATACTTTGAAATTGCTGACGGCGTTGAGATCAGTAAGGAGAACAAGGAGTATCTGAAAATATATATAAGAGATGTTTCTGAGGCAGAAAGGGAATTTGATTTTAACGGAAAGCGCAATAAATCGATGCTATACGTTCTCGGCGGTGCGCTGATATTTGCACTTCTCCTGCTGATAGCTTTCCATACCGGATTTTTCATCATAGTTCCTGTATTCGGCTTCCTTACGATAGCAGTTTCAGGTTATATGATAATCAATAAGTACTACACCCAGAAACTTGTTGAAGTCAGGGATCACCAGAAAGAAGTCAATGAGGGTATCACCGAGCAGATCGAGATACTTCAGGGCAGGATAAAGCAGCTTGAAAAACAGCGCGACGATTATCTTACAGCACTGAGAAAGAAGATCGATTTCATGGATCTGGATATGGACTACATGAACAATATCGGTCAGATCAAGGAATTCATGGTGAACGGCGAAGCTGAGACCTGTGAAGAAGCAGTTGCGATATTCGAGCAGAACCTGCTGATGCAGCAGATGTCAGGCATCATGTCCGCAAGCGTACATGATAAAGCTATGGATATCGAAAAGAACAAGGAGCGTTTCGGCGACCCCACCAAGGATATCGGAAAGAAACCCGCAAAAAGAGGTCTGTTCGGTAAAAAATAATAACGATTACACTGACACTTCCGACAGAAAACGTCGGAGGTGTTTTTCTATAACTAAAGGAGGACAATTATGTATACAGTAGGAGATATTTACAATTTCATCGAGGAGACAGCACCTTTCCGTTTGCAGGAAAGCTACGATAACAGCGGGCTTTGCGTCGGCAATAAGGGCAGGAGCGCTGATAAGATACTTCTGTCCCTTGACTGCACCATTGATGTTGCAAAAGAAGCCGCAGAAGTCGGGGCTGACCTCATCGTTACACATCATCCCGTGATTTTCCGCGGAATAAAAAGGCTTGACCCGGACAGTGTAGTTGGTGTACTTGCAAGGAACGATATCAGCGTTATCTCAGCCCACACAAATTTCGACTGCGCTGTGATGAACGATATCCTCTGCAAAAAGCTGGGTCTTGTGCCTGTTGACTGCATAGCCGAGGAAAACGGTGCAAAGATGGGCTGTATCTGCGAACATGAGGGCATCACTGCCGAAGCACTTGCAG from Ruminococcus albus AD2013 includes:
- a CDS encoding Nif3-like dinuclear metal center hexameric protein, producing MYTVGDIYNFIEETAPFRLQESYDNSGLCVGNKGRSADKILLSLDCTIDVAKEAAEVGADLIVTHHPVIFRGIKRLDPDSVVGVLARNDISVISAHTNFDCAVMNDILCKKLGLVPVDCIAEENGAKMGCICEHEGITAEALADICKEKLGCPTVRYDKANGGLLKRIAVCSGSGGSFLGEVLAKGCDGYITGDVKHDIFVDAYNAGLVVFDAGHFYTENIFCEHMQGLLKERFPEADISIAKNSGDVVVWHK